Proteins encoded together in one Lachnospiraceae bacterium JLR.KK008 window:
- a CDS encoding N(4)-(beta-N-acetylglucosaminyl)-L-asparaginase: MYGIIATWRMAKEGIELASELLKKGEPSGQAIETAIRAVEDFPYYKSVGYGGLPNEEQIVELDAGYMDGDTMSVGAIGAIKDFANPISIARKLSEEKVNNVLVGAGAEKYARACKFEEKEMLTERAQAFYRKKKKELAQEAEQKLKPYDGHDTVGMVCLDTSGTVTAATSTSGLFMKKSGRVGDSPIVGSGFYADSKVGGATATGLGEDLMKGCISYEIVRLMKEGLTPQEACEKAVNDLDRKLKEKRGEAGDLSVVAMNNKGEYGCATNIGGFSFSVATEGQEPVVYLVKREEDGHCTFEEASQEWLEEYMRVRMAPVEE; encoded by the coding sequence ATGTATGGGATCATAGCCACATGGAGAATGGCAAAAGAGGGAATTGAACTTGCATCGGAACTGTTAAAAAAGGGAGAACCTTCAGGACAGGCGATTGAAACTGCCATCCGCGCGGTGGAGGATTTTCCGTATTATAAATCGGTCGGTTATGGCGGTCTGCCCAATGAGGAACAGATCGTGGAGCTGGATGCCGGTTATATGGATGGAGATACGATGAGTGTCGGGGCGATCGGGGCGATCAAAGACTTTGCCAATCCGATCAGCATTGCCAGAAAGCTCAGCGAAGAGAAAGTGAACAATGTACTTGTGGGAGCGGGAGCGGAGAAATATGCCCGTGCCTGCAAGTTTGAAGAAAAAGAGATGCTGACGGAACGTGCGCAGGCTTTTTACAGAAAGAAGAAAAAGGAACTGGCGCAGGAAGCAGAGCAGAAACTGAAACCGTACGACGGTCATGACACGGTGGGTATGGTCTGTCTGGATACTTCCGGGACAGTGACAGCGGCTACGAGCACGAGCGGACTGTTTATGAAAAAGAGCGGACGCGTGGGTGATTCTCCGATCGTTGGCTCCGGATTCTATGCTGATTCCAAAGTGGGTGGCGCCACAGCGACCGGATTGGGTGAAGATCTGATGAAAGGCTGTATCTCCTATGAGATCGTCCGTCTGATGAAGGAAGGGCTGACACCGCAGGAAGCCTGTGAAAAGGCAGTGAATGATCTGGACAGAAAGCTGAAGGAAAAGCGGGGAGAGGCCGGCGATCTCTCTGTCGTTGCCATGAACAACAAAGGAGAGTACGGCTGTGCCACGAATATTGGCGGGTTTTCTTTCAGTGTAGCCACGGAGGGTCAGGAACCTGTCGTATATCTGGTGAAACGGGAAGAGGATGGTCACTGCACATTTGAAGAGGCATCTCAGGAATGGCTGGAAGAATATATGCGTGTGCGGATGGCGCCGGTAGAGGAATAA
- a CDS encoding M20/M25/M40 family metallo-hydrolase yields the protein MKEKIITHVGELLPSLVEDIKTICGMDSRQDAATPEDPFGKRVTDCLNRALEIAAGLGFETENVGNQIGVVSCGPDTEDYIACVGHLDVVDVNGVWKTDPFVCTEKDGYLYARGVLDNKGPTFCCLYALKTLVDLGYKFPIKVKILFGTNEETGMEDMKWYFKDHKYPLMGWTPDVKYPVIYAERGRAAYRYSLPKEKMRELFSFMNEYILNQNDLSASLGIDYADEEFGKNQVRKVELFEDENHCGLTLVSSYPASYPLETMTEALRSLCRESMTLTLDSNIDPVFFDKDTYLIRTLERVYEEIMNEDGSAVTTTGGSYAKVVKNIVPFGPSFKGQKGIGHMPDEWMRICDIEKNTQIYAYALYELMEGLEEE from the coding sequence ATGAAAGAGAAGATCATAACGCATGTGGGAGAACTGCTGCCCTCCCTGGTGGAGGACATCAAAACGATCTGTGGCATGGATTCCCGGCAGGATGCGGCCACGCCGGAGGATCCATTTGGAAAACGGGTGACAGACTGCCTGAACCGGGCGCTGGAGATCGCTGCAGGACTTGGGTTTGAGACAGAAAACGTGGGAAATCAGATCGGCGTTGTCTCCTGCGGGCCGGATACGGAAGATTATATTGCCTGTGTGGGCCATCTGGATGTTGTGGATGTCAATGGCGTATGGAAGACCGATCCCTTCGTATGCACGGAGAAGGATGGCTATCTGTATGCCAGAGGCGTACTCGACAACAAGGGACCGACGTTCTGTTGTCTGTACGCGCTGAAAACGCTTGTCGATCTGGGATACAAATTTCCGATTAAGGTAAAAATCCTGTTCGGTACGAACGAAGAGACGGGGATGGAAGATATGAAGTGGTATTTTAAAGACCACAAATATCCGCTCATGGGCTGGACGCCCGACGTCAAATACCCGGTCATCTATGCGGAGCGCGGACGGGCGGCATACCGCTACAGCCTGCCGAAAGAGAAGATGAGGGAACTGTTTTCCTTTATGAATGAGTATATTTTGAATCAGAATGATCTGTCGGCGAGCCTTGGTATCGACTATGCGGACGAGGAATTTGGAAAGAACCAGGTGAGAAAGGTTGAATTGTTTGAGGATGAGAACCACTGTGGCCTGACGCTTGTCTCCAGTTATCCGGCTTCTTATCCGTTGGAGACAATGACAGAAGCGCTGCGCAGTCTGTGCAGGGAATCTATGACTCTGACACTCGATTCCAACATCGATCCGGTCTTCTTTGACAAAGATACGTATCTCATCAGGACACTGGAAAGAGTATATGAAGAGATCATGAACGAGGATGGCAGCGCGGTGACGACGACGGGCGGCAGCTATGCGAAAGTCGTCAAAAATATTGTACCTTTCGGACCGAGCTTCAAAGGCCAGAAAGGGATCGGTCATATGCCGGATGAGTGGATGCGGATCTGCGATATTGAAAAGAATACACAGATCTATGCATATGCGCTGTATGAGCTGATGGAAGGCTTAGAGGAGGAATGA
- a CDS encoding MupG family TIM beta-alpha barrel fold protein: MKRLGISVYPERAPKEQCYEYMRLAGKYGFRRVFTCLLSVEESKEKIIDDFTEFCRVAHESGLTVSVDTNPDIFTKLNATPMDLSVFAQMGVDIVRLDGHFGEFEDIEITKNHDGIMIEYNASSTIGLDLMIEKGADRSNMCICSNFYPQKNTGMGLARYRELNSRYQPLGLNNATFVTSQEPHTHGPWEVYDGLPTLEIHRSLPIDLQLRHLNALGLCNDFMIGNAFASEKELRAMAETDLHKLTLKVDPEEQVSEIEREIITCEYHASRDDCNELVVRSSFPRVKYKHESIVPRGNGKVNFTKGDVIIVNDNLKHYAGELMIVLDQIRADDCYNYVGRINEGEQLILDCIRPANSFALKIRQAGE; the protein is encoded by the coding sequence ATGAAGAGACTGGGAATTTCCGTCTATCCGGAGCGGGCGCCAAAAGAGCAGTGCTATGAGTATATGCGCCTGGCCGGGAAATATGGGTTCCGGAGAGTGTTTACCTGCCTGTTGTCGGTAGAGGAGAGTAAGGAGAAGATCATCGACGATTTTACGGAGTTTTGCCGGGTCGCGCATGAGAGCGGGCTCACTGTGTCGGTGGATACGAATCCTGACATCTTTACAAAGCTGAACGCTACGCCGATGGACTTGTCGGTATTTGCACAGATGGGCGTGGATATTGTCCGTCTGGACGGTCATTTTGGGGAATTCGAAGATATTGAGATCACCAAAAATCATGACGGGATCATGATCGAGTACAATGCGTCGAGTACGATCGGTCTTGATCTGATGATCGAAAAAGGGGCAGACAGGAGCAACATGTGCATCTGCAGCAATTTCTATCCGCAGAAAAATACAGGTATGGGTCTGGCGCGGTACCGGGAACTGAACAGCCGCTATCAGCCTCTGGGACTGAACAATGCCACATTCGTCACCAGTCAGGAGCCACATACCCATGGGCCGTGGGAGGTCTACGACGGGCTGCCGACACTGGAGATCCATCGCAGTCTGCCGATCGACTTGCAGCTTCGTCATTTAAATGCGCTGGGACTGTGTAATGACTTTATGATCGGCAACGCCTTCGCCAGCGAAAAAGAGCTGCGGGCAATGGCAGAGACCGATCTGCATAAACTCACATTGAAAGTCGATCCGGAAGAGCAGGTATCGGAGATTGAACGGGAGATTATCACCTGCGAGTACCATGCCTCGAGAGACGATTGTAACGAACTGGTTGTCAGATCCAGCTTTCCGAGAGTAAAATATAAGCATGAGAGCATCGTTCCCCGTGGCAACGGAAAAGTGAACTTTACAAAAGGCGATGTGATCATTGTAAACGACAATCTGAAACATTATGCCGGGGAGCTGATGATCGTTCTGGACCAGATCAGAGCCGACGACTGCTATAACTATGTGGGCCGTATCAATGAAGGCGAGCAGCTCATTCTGGATTGTATCAGACCGGCAAACAGTTTCGCGTTGAAGATTCGACAGGCAGGTGAATGA
- a CDS encoding copper homeostasis protein CutC, whose amino-acid sequence MEKVVEICCGSYADALAAYRGGARRIELNSALHLGGLTPSLGTLVLTKQHTDLKVIAMVRPRGAGFCYDEADFAVMKEDAELLMENGADGLAFGCLDESGNLQEAQIREIVEIIRRYQGEAVFHRAFDCVQDQFTAMERLIGMGIHRVLTSGGKAKAVDGAAQIASLQKAYGEQIEILAGSGVNADNARELMERTGISQVHSSCKGWLTDPTTEGPDVTYAYVRQPSADAYEMVDEKSVKRLVDAI is encoded by the coding sequence ATGGAAAAAGTAGTGGAAATATGCTGCGGCAGTTATGCGGATGCGCTGGCGGCATATCGGGGAGGCGCCAGACGCATCGAGTTGAACAGTGCGTTGCATCTGGGAGGGCTGACGCCGTCTCTGGGGACGCTTGTTTTGACCAAGCAGCATACGGATCTGAAAGTGATCGCGATGGTGCGTCCGAGAGGTGCGGGATTTTGCTATGATGAGGCCGATTTTGCGGTGATGAAGGAGGATGCGGAGCTTTTGATGGAAAACGGCGCTGACGGGCTTGCGTTCGGCTGCCTGGATGAAAGCGGAAACCTTCAGGAAGCACAGATCCGGGAGATCGTGGAGATCATAAGGCGGTATCAGGGAGAGGCCGTGTTCCACCGGGCATTTGACTGTGTCCAGGATCAGTTTACGGCGATGGAGAGACTGATCGGTATGGGTATCCACCGCGTACTCACAAGCGGTGGGAAGGCAAAAGCGGTGGACGGTGCGGCGCAGATCGCTTCCCTGCAGAAAGCGTATGGGGAGCAGATTGAGATCCTGGCCGGGAGCGGTGTGAATGCGGACAATGCCAGGGAACTGATGGAGCGGACCGGGATTTCCCAGGTACACAGTTCCTGCAAGGGGTGGCTTACCGACCCGACGACAGAGGGACCGGATGTTACTTATGCCTATGTACGGCAGCCAAGTGCGGATGCGTATGAGATGGTCGATGAAAAATCAGTCAAGAGGTTGGTCGATGCCATATGA
- a CDS encoding YitT family protein: MNFQKIRNNDKARCVYTFMSVLLAGFMQAAVMQIFMNPINLLSSGFTGVAILVEKVTSTFFGFSFPVSLGMLVLNIPVALLCSKSISKRFTAFSLLQVFFASFFLKVLDFEPLFDDILLNVIFGGFAYGIMTVIALKGNASTGGVDFVALYISNKRGKSIWSYVFVFNAVLITIFGFMFGWEYAGYSILFQFISTKTIDSFYHRYERMTMQVTTTRAEEVIRAYVAQYRHGVSRVDGIGGYSGMKVSLLHTVVSSYEIQDIAKLMRKADPHVVINTFKSEDFYGGFYLKPIE, translated from the coding sequence ATGAACTTTCAAAAGATAAGAAATAACGATAAGGCAAGGTGCGTTTACACTTTTATGAGTGTCCTGCTTGCCGGATTCATGCAGGCGGCCGTGATGCAGATCTTTATGAACCCGATCAATCTGCTATCGAGCGGCTTTACCGGAGTTGCCATTCTCGTGGAGAAGGTGACGTCCACGTTTTTCGGATTTTCCTTTCCGGTCTCTCTGGGAATGCTGGTGCTGAATATCCCGGTCGCACTGCTTTGCAGTAAAAGTATCAGCAAACGCTTTACGGCGTTCTCACTGCTGCAGGTATTTTTTGCCAGTTTCTTTTTAAAGGTGCTGGACTTTGAACCATTGTTTGATGATATTCTGCTCAATGTGATCTTTGGCGGATTTGCATACGGGATCATGACCGTCATCGCTCTTAAGGGAAATGCTTCCACTGGCGGCGTGGACTTTGTGGCGCTCTATATTTCCAATAAGCGCGGGAAGTCGATCTGGAGTTATGTATTTGTGTTCAATGCGGTATTGATCACGATCTTTGGATTTATGTTTGGCTGGGAGTATGCCGGCTATTCGATTCTGTTCCAGTTCATTTCCACGAAGACGATTGACTCGTTCTATCACCGGTATGAGCGTATGACAATGCAGGTGACGACGACGCGGGCAGAGGAAGTCATCCGGGCCTATGTGGCACAGTACCGGCACGGTGTTTCCAGAGTAGACGGGATCGGCGGTTACAGCGGAATGAAAGTCAGTCTGCTGCACACGGTTGTCTCCAGCTATGAGATTCAGGATATTGCGAAACTGATGCGCAAGGCGGACCCTCATGTAGTCATTAATACCTTTAAATCAGAAGATTTTTACGGAGGATTTTATTTAAAACCGATCGAATAA
- a CDS encoding MerR family transcriptional regulator → MKKDMKKKYYKTNEFAALCGVTRHTLYHYEEIGLLCPKTTAENGYRFYTMEQYEKFLLISAFKKLGTPLKEIQSYFENQDMDNFLAVLQTKLTETEAERIELKKMCTLLSDTISTMKNLERIEMDTVQIAECEEQFFIATPAPDAAHRKDDSQILRHYREHLQYCSTLDCISHSLGGEMVLYENIVKDNYLESFYISRTDRKAEDPRLHCKPKGTYAIVWHNGSYDSLYGIYRMLKEQCAQLGYVPAGNIYQEDVLDFCADQSADGYVMKISMQVKAAESKEDHSP, encoded by the coding sequence ATGAAAAAGGATATGAAAAAGAAATATTATAAGACCAATGAATTTGCAGCGCTCTGCGGTGTTACAAGACACACCCTTTACCACTATGAGGAGATCGGTCTGCTCTGTCCGAAGACGACCGCGGAAAACGGCTATCGTTTTTACACGATGGAACAATACGAAAAATTCCTCCTGATCTCGGCGTTTAAAAAGCTGGGAACTCCGCTGAAAGAAATACAGTCCTATTTCGAGAATCAGGATATGGATAATTTTCTCGCCGTACTGCAGACAAAACTGACCGAGACCGAAGCCGAGAGAATCGAACTCAAGAAAATGTGCACTCTGCTCTCCGATACGATCTCCACCATGAAAAATCTGGAGCGTATCGAAATGGATACGGTGCAGATCGCAGAATGCGAAGAACAATTTTTTATCGCCACTCCGGCGCCGGATGCGGCGCACAGAAAGGATGACAGTCAGATCCTCCGGCATTACCGGGAACATTTACAATACTGCAGCACTCTGGACTGTATCTCTCATTCCCTTGGCGGAGAGATGGTCCTCTACGAAAATATTGTCAAAGACAATTATCTGGAGAGTTTCTATATCAGCCGGACTGACCGCAAAGCCGAGGACCCCCGTCTGCACTGTAAGCCAAAGGGAACCTATGCCATCGTCTGGCACAACGGCAGCTATGATTCCCTGTACGGCATCTACCGTATGCTGAAAGAGCAATGTGCACAGCTTGGCTATGTCCCCGCCGGCAATATTTATCAGGAGGACGTCCTCGACTTTTGCGCCGACCAGAGCGCCGACGGGTATGTCATGAAAATATCCATGCAAGTAAAAGCCGCAGAGAGCAAAGAGGACCACAGTCCGTAA
- a CDS encoding MATE family efflux transporter encodes MEIGISKKFTLPGLVRFSFPAIIMLILSSVYTTVDGIFVSRFVGSDALSALNIVLPVEYFVYGVAVMFGSGGSAVIGRKLGEGKTEEAKDNFTLITLTALICGVLITVVVQSGLVPISGMLGASERLLPLCAAYGKVLFAFIVFHIIQVMYNTFFVTAGKPALALVITVLCGLMNICLDYLFIVVFDMGIAGAAWGTVLSRAFGGIFPLFYFMWSRTGLCYVRPHRNVPMLLRAMANGSSEMVANLATAVTTFLFNVTMMRLTGEDGVAAVSIILYAQYVFTAIFFGFSTSAAPIISYNYGCGDTAYLKKLFRYCLWIIGGSTMLMIGTVLLTARPLIGVFAPEGSNVYALTYHGYLLFIWNFLFAGYNIFSSALFSAFSNGLVSAVISFLRTLVFIVIAVLTLPFIWGIDGLWLAVPAAEALTFLVAVFCLVRYGKRTYHYL; translated from the coding sequence ATGGAAATCGGGATTTCAAAAAAATTTACATTGCCGGGTCTGGTCCGCTTTTCATTCCCGGCGATCATCATGCTCATCCTGTCGTCCGTCTATACGACGGTGGACGGTATTTTTGTCTCGCGCTTTGTCGGGAGCGATGCGCTTTCCGCACTGAATATCGTCCTGCCGGTGGAATATTTTGTATATGGGGTCGCCGTCATGTTTGGCAGCGGCGGCAGCGCGGTCATCGGGAGAAAACTGGGGGAAGGAAAGACGGAAGAAGCGAAGGATAATTTTACACTGATCACACTGACTGCACTTATCTGTGGGGTACTGATCACAGTAGTCGTCCAGAGCGGGCTTGTGCCCATTTCGGGAATGCTTGGCGCAAGTGAGCGGCTTCTGCCCCTCTGTGCGGCGTATGGAAAAGTATTATTTGCCTTTATTGTATTTCATATCATACAGGTTATGTACAATACCTTTTTCGTCACGGCCGGGAAGCCTGCACTGGCCCTGGTTATCACAGTGCTCTGTGGTCTGATGAACATCTGCCTGGACTATCTGTTTATCGTTGTCTTCGATATGGGCATTGCGGGGGCAGCCTGGGGCACTGTGCTCAGCCGGGCGTTTGGCGGTATCTTTCCGCTGTTTTACTTTATGTGGAGCCGGACGGGACTCTGCTATGTCCGCCCGCACCGGAATGTCCCGATGCTGCTGCGGGCGATGGCGAACGGCTCGTCGGAGATGGTGGCCAATCTGGCGACGGCGGTCACGACCTTTCTGTTTAATGTGACGATGATGAGGCTGACGGGGGAGGACGGGGTGGCGGCCGTTTCCATCATATTATATGCGCAATATGTTTTCACGGCGATCTTTTTCGGATTTTCGACAAGCGCCGCTCCGATCATCAGTTACAATTACGGCTGCGGCGATACGGCCTATCTGAAAAAGCTGTTTCGCTACTGCCTGTGGATCATCGGCGGCAGTACGATGTTGATGATCGGCACCGTACTGTTGACGGCAAGGCCGCTGATCGGTGTGTTTGCGCCTGAAGGGAGCAATGTGTATGCGCTCACATATCATGGTTATCTGCTCTTTATCTGGAACTTTTTGTTTGCGGGATACAATATTTTTTCCTCGGCGTTATTTTCCGCGTTTTCCAACGGGCTGGTCTCTGCGGTCATCTCTTTTCTGCGCACGCTGGTGTTTATTGTAATCGCGGTACTCACGCTGCCATTCATCTGGGGAATTGACGGACTCTGGCTGGCGGTGCCGGCTGCGGAGGCGCTGACGTTTCTTGTGGCGGTGTTTTGCCTGGTGAGATATGGGAAGCGCACGTATCATTATCTGTGA
- a CDS encoding ABC-ATPase domain-containing protein yields the protein MKTSNELRSELRAIDHRGYPAYKSLAGSYRFETFCLFIDHVQGDPFASPSSLHVEVGHSAAGFPEEYITKRCYRVALQDFLTRRLADSFEDFNFKAKGSGKSGLLSVTRCGQEVLERSACQITESKIIARFHVGFPAFGRTINAGELEKILFDFLPRCVESSLFYCRLDRKKVEQALFLAQDQEALRGLLREEGLAAFVANGSVLPRKSGVSDLPLQGSVPFVSPASMARTFVLPHAGEVTGMAIPEGITLIVGGGYHGKSTLLEALQSGVYDHIAGDGREFVLTEDTAVKLRAEDGRSICRADISLFIRDLPNKTDTACFSTQDASGSTSQAAGVIESMEAGTSLFLIDEDTSATNFMLRDEFMQEVISRDKEPITPFLERARDLYEQAGVSAILVAGSSGAFFHIADHIIQMDCYRPVDITDRVRELCAEHTAPRMRAPGFAVPAFERVLQPIESERRTGERRDRGRRQHGGQQERNHECRKVKTLGRDAFSIDKETVDLRYVEQLADSEQTGALAHLLRYALEQAADGKRTVREVVRLLSDTMDRKGWEPFCGSYIPCGLARPREQEIFACLNRYRRWRAE from the coding sequence ATGAAAACATCAAATGAACTGCGCAGTGAACTGCGTGCGATTGATCACAGAGGGTATCCGGCCTACAAGTCTCTGGCAGGGAGCTATCGGTTCGAGACGTTTTGTCTGTTTATTGATCACGTACAGGGAGACCCGTTTGCGTCTCCTTCCAGTCTTCATGTGGAGGTTGGACACAGCGCCGCCGGATTTCCGGAAGAATATATTACGAAACGCTGTTACCGTGTCGCCTTGCAGGACTTTCTCACAAGGCGGCTTGCGGATTCATTCGAAGACTTTAATTTCAAAGCCAAAGGTTCCGGAAAGAGCGGGCTTTTGTCTGTCACAAGGTGCGGACAGGAAGTGTTGGAACGCAGCGCCTGTCAGATCACAGAGTCGAAGATCATCGCTCGCTTTCATGTCGGTTTTCCGGCGTTCGGCCGGACGATCAATGCGGGGGAACTGGAAAAGATCCTGTTTGACTTTCTTCCCCGCTGCGTGGAGAGCAGTCTCTTTTATTGCAGGCTCGACCGGAAAAAGGTGGAGCAGGCACTTTTTCTGGCACAGGACCAGGAGGCGCTGCGCGGCCTGTTGAGAGAGGAAGGGCTGGCGGCTTTTGTAGCCAATGGCTCTGTCCTGCCGAGGAAGAGTGGTGTCTCAGATCTGCCGCTGCAGGGTAGTGTCCCCTTTGTCTCACCGGCCTCCATGGCGCGGACTTTCGTGCTTCCCCATGCAGGAGAGGTAACAGGAATGGCGATTCCGGAAGGTATCACTCTGATCGTGGGCGGCGGCTATCATGGGAAGTCGACGCTGCTGGAGGCATTACAGTCCGGTGTCTATGACCATATCGCCGGGGACGGGCGAGAGTTTGTGCTTACGGAGGACACGGCGGTCAAACTCCGCGCGGAGGACGGACGCTCGATATGCAGAGCTGACATCTCCCTCTTTATCCGGGATCTGCCGAATAAGACGGACACGGCCTGCTTCAGCACGCAGGATGCCAGCGGCAGCACATCGCAGGCAGCAGGCGTTATCGAGAGTATGGAGGCGGGCACGAGTCTGTTTCTGATCGATGAGGACACGTCGGCGACAAACTTTATGCTGCGGGATGAGTTTATGCAGGAAGTGATCAGCCGGGACAAGGAACCGATCACCCCTTTTCTCGAGCGGGCCAGAGACCTGTATGAGCAGGCCGGCGTATCTGCGATATTGGTTGCCGGAAGTTCCGGGGCATTTTTCCATATTGCCGACCATATCATTCAGATGGACTGCTATCGTCCGGTCGACATTACGGACCGGGTCAGGGAGCTATGCGCAGAGCATACCGCGCCGCGGATGCGGGCGCCGGGGTTTGCCGTTCCTGCATTTGAACGGGTTTTGCAGCCGATAGAGTCAGAGAGAAGAACCGGAGAACGCCGGGACAGGGGCCGGCGCCAACATGGAGGACAACAGGAGCGTAACCATGAGTGCAGGAAAGTGAAGACGCTTGGACGCGATGCGTTTTCTATTGATAAGGAGACTGTGGATCTGCGGTATGTGGAGCAGCTTGCGGACAGCGAACAGACGGGCGCGCTGGCGCATCTTTTGCGGTACGCACTGGAACAGGCAGCAGATGGAAAGCGGACTGTCCGTGAGGTCGTCCGCCTGCTCTCCGACACAATGGACCGGAAAGGGTGGGAACCGTTTTGTGGATCGTATATACCGTGCGGGCTTGCCAGACCGAGAGAGCAGGAGATCTTTGCCTGTCTGAATCGTTACCGCAGGTGGCGGGCGGAATAG
- a CDS encoding sigma-70 family RNA polymerase sigma factor, with the protein MDRLVKKAQRGDAEAFIALIEENKMALRRVALGYLGNDEDVADAIQDTILDAFEHIRELRREEYFKTWLVRILINNCTRMYRKNKNRVSLEEVRDMGVCDRQTAEMEFLQLLCSLPEDSRTIFQLYYGERFTTREIAEVLEMKENTVKSRLHRGKEQLRAEV; encoded by the coding sequence ATGGACAGGTTAGTGAAAAAAGCGCAGAGAGGAGATGCGGAGGCGTTTATCGCCCTGATCGAAGAGAATAAAATGGCGCTCAGAAGAGTTGCACTTGGATATTTGGGTAACGATGAGGATGTTGCTGATGCGATACAGGATACGATACTGGACGCATTCGAACACATCAGGGAACTGAGGCGGGAAGAATATTTTAAGACTTGGCTTGTGCGGATTTTGATTAATAATTGTACGAGGATGTATCGGAAGAACAAAAACAGGGTGAGCCTGGAAGAAGTCAGAGACATGGGAGTCTGTGACAGACAGACGGCAGAAATGGAATTCCTGCAATTATTATGCAGTCTGCCGGAGGACAGCCGGACGATCTTTCAGCTATATTATGGGGAACGGTTTACGACAAGGGAGATCGCCGAGGTACTGGAGATGAAAGAGAATACGGTAAAGAGCAGGCTGCACAGGGGGAAAGAGCAGCTTCGGGCGGAAGTTTAG
- a CDS encoding DMT family transporter, with translation MGKVSGLAAGIFWALDTVVIGIALSQAVFYGTEEAVFLAPFVSTFLHDLSSCLWMLVYTSLKKGFVKVRRALGTRSGKFIILGALLGGPVGMTGYVSAVRFLGPSYTAAISALYPALGAFLSRIFLKEHLKKKQMAGFALSLSGMMLLGILTKGQQPEHFVLGFGCALLCVTGWALEVVICAWGMKDVNVDNEQALMIRQSTSALFYGVVVLNVLKGFRFVLSPEISGVLPVILIAAFFGTVSYLCYYNAIRNVGPSLAMTLNITYAAWALVFEFLLLRKFPQAENIFCGMLILAGAFLTAAGAADQRRQPAE, from the coding sequence ATGGGGAAGGTAAGCGGCCTGGCAGCGGGCATATTCTGGGCACTGGATACGGTGGTGATAGGAATAGCTCTGAGCCAGGCCGTCTTTTATGGCACAGAGGAAGCTGTTTTTCTGGCGCCTTTTGTCAGTACTTTTCTCCATGATCTCAGCTCCTGTTTGTGGATGCTGGTGTATACATCGTTAAAAAAAGGATTTGTAAAGGTACGCAGGGCGCTTGGCACAAGAAGCGGCAAATTTATTATTTTAGGCGCTCTTCTGGGCGGGCCTGTGGGGATGACCGGCTATGTGTCTGCGGTCAGGTTTCTCGGACCCTCTTATACGGCAGCAATCTCGGCGCTGTATCCTGCACTGGGTGCGTTCCTTTCCCGGATCTTCTTAAAAGAACATCTGAAAAAAAAGCAGATGGCAGGCTTTGCCCTTTCTCTCAGCGGTATGATGCTGCTCGGTATTCTCACAAAAGGACAGCAGCCGGAACATTTCGTACTGGGGTTTGGCTGTGCGCTTTTGTGTGTGACGGGGTGGGCGCTGGAAGTGGTGATCTGTGCCTGGGGTATGAAAGATGTGAATGTCGACAATGAACAGGCGCTGATGATCCGCCAGAGCACTTCCGCATTATTCTATGGAGTTGTCGTCCTGAATGTACTCAAAGGATTCAGGTTTGTGCTTTCACCGGAGATTTCCGGAGTGCTTCCGGTCATATTGATCGCAGCGTTTTTTGGAACCGTATCTTATCTCTGTTATTACAACGCAATCCGTAATGTAGGTCCTTCACTGGCAATGACACTGAATATCACTTATGCGGCGTGGGCGCTTGTCTTTGAATTTTTACTGCTCAGAAAATTTCCACAGGCAGAAAATATCTTCTGCGGCATGTTAATACTGGCAGGAGCCTTTCTGACGGCGGCCGGTGCTGCAGATCAGAGACGACAGCCGGCAGAGTAA